A genomic stretch from Cellulomonas sp. KRMCY2 includes:
- a CDS encoding aldo/keto reductase, which yields MQTSLTTVPLGRTDMDITRVGFGAWAIGGGGWAFAWGEQDDSASVAAIRHAVEQGVNWIDTAAVYGLGHSEEVVAQALAGLPEADRPYVFTKGGLVWDEAARDERPRRVGDPASLRREVEASLRRLQVERIDLYQMHWPAEDGARIEDYWPVFRALLDEGKVRAVGLSNHDVARLGTAERIGHVDTLQPKFSLVHREVAQDLLPWCAEHGTGAIVYSPMASGLLTGSFTAQRAATLGSDDWRSTSDDFVGEGLARNLALVEAIRPVADRHGVSVGAVAIAWTLAFDGVTGAIVGARSPEQVDGWLPAAGLTLDDVDITEIAAALSAWGTGSGPTRPSA from the coding sequence GTGCAGACATCGCTGACGACGGTGCCCCTGGGGCGTACGGACATGGACATCACCCGCGTCGGGTTCGGTGCCTGGGCGATCGGTGGCGGTGGGTGGGCCTTCGCGTGGGGCGAGCAGGACGACTCCGCCTCGGTCGCCGCGATCCGGCACGCCGTCGAGCAGGGCGTGAACTGGATCGACACCGCCGCGGTGTACGGGCTGGGCCACTCCGAGGAGGTCGTGGCGCAGGCGCTGGCCGGCCTGCCGGAGGCCGACCGGCCGTACGTCTTCACCAAGGGCGGCCTGGTCTGGGACGAAGCCGCGCGCGACGAGCGGCCCCGCCGCGTGGGCGACCCCGCCAGCCTGCGCCGTGAGGTGGAGGCATCGTTGCGCCGCCTGCAGGTCGAGCGCATCGACCTCTACCAGATGCACTGGCCGGCCGAGGACGGCGCCCGCATCGAGGACTACTGGCCGGTCTTCCGCGCCCTGCTGGACGAGGGGAAGGTGCGGGCCGTCGGCCTGTCCAACCACGACGTCGCACGGCTTGGGACGGCCGAGCGGATCGGGCACGTCGACACCCTGCAGCCGAAGTTCAGCCTGGTTCACCGCGAGGTCGCGCAGGACCTCCTGCCGTGGTGCGCCGAGCATGGCACCGGCGCGATCGTCTACAGCCCGATGGCGTCCGGTCTGCTCACCGGGTCGTTCACCGCGCAGCGGGCCGCGACCCTCGGCTCGGACGACTGGCGCAGCACGAGCGACGACTTCGTCGGCGAGGGCCTGGCGCGCAACCTCGCCCTCGTCGAGGCGATCCGACCGGTCGCGGACCGGCACGGCGTCTCGGTCGGAGCGGTCGCGATCGCCTGGACGCTGGCCTTCGACGGCGTGACCGGCGCGATCGTCGGGGCACGCAGCCCCGAGCAGGTCGACGGCTGGCTGCCGGCCGCCGGCCTGACCCTCGACGACGTCGACATCACGGAGATCGCGGCCGCGCTGTCCGCCTGGGGAACCGGCTCCGGTCCGACGCGGCCGAGCGCCTGA
- a CDS encoding LysR family transcriptional regulator, with translation MELRQLEHFVAVAQERHFTHAAELLQISQSGLSASIRALETELGASLFVRSTRRVELTAAGQALLEESHRTLASAAAAKDAVLAVRGVVGGTLAVGSEQCLGVLDVPRELARFRAEHPGVGIRLGFAGSTALVADVAGGRLDLAVIAVCAPPPPGVDLHPLATRPLVLLCHAGHPLAGVAEVALDQLGEETFVGFQQDWGASALATRAFAAAGRAHRVELEVNDVHSLLDLVEAGLGVAVVPEPIAAKRPDRLHAVRLTGREVPAWDVAVAVPQVPSPAAAALLAQLRAPG, from the coding sequence GTGGAGCTTCGCCAGCTCGAGCACTTCGTCGCCGTCGCCCAGGAGCGGCACTTCACGCACGCCGCCGAGCTGCTGCAGATCTCCCAGTCCGGTCTGTCGGCGTCGATCCGCGCGCTGGAGACCGAGCTGGGCGCCTCCCTGTTCGTGCGGAGCACCCGCCGGGTCGAGCTCACGGCAGCGGGCCAGGCGCTGCTCGAGGAGTCGCACCGCACGCTCGCGAGCGCCGCGGCTGCCAAGGACGCCGTCCTGGCGGTGCGCGGTGTGGTCGGCGGGACGCTCGCGGTCGGCTCGGAGCAGTGCCTCGGGGTGCTCGACGTCCCCCGGGAGCTCGCCCGGTTCCGCGCCGAGCACCCCGGGGTCGGCATCCGCCTCGGCTTCGCCGGCTCGACAGCACTGGTGGCCGACGTCGCGGGCGGTCGCCTCGACCTGGCCGTGATCGCGGTGTGCGCTCCCCCGCCGCCCGGGGTCGACCTGCACCCCCTGGCCACCCGCCCGCTGGTCCTGCTGTGCCACGCCGGGCATCCGCTGGCCGGCGTGGCCGAGGTGGCGCTCGACCAGCTCGGCGAGGAGACCTTCGTCGGCTTCCAGCAGGACTGGGGCGCGAGCGCGCTGGCGACCCGCGCGTTCGCCGCCGCCGGTCGAGCGCACCGGGTCGAGCTCGAGGTCAACGACGTGCACAGCCTGCTCGACCTGGTCGAGGCCGGGCTCGGTGTCGCCGTCGTGCCCGAGCCGATCGCCGCCAAGCGCCCCGACCGGCTGCATGCTGTGCGCCTGACCGGTCGCGAGGTCCCGGCCTGGGACGTCGCGGTCGCCGTCCCGCAGGTCCCGAGCCCGGCGGCCGCCGCCCTGCTCGCCCAGCTGCGTGCGCCCGGCTGA
- a CDS encoding SDR family NAD(P)-dependent oxidoreductase — MTSLFEGNVAIVTGGGSGLGEAIGKELAAKGAKVVLSDINLPGAERVADEITAAGGTAVAVHQDTARAKDSEKVVRFTVETYGALHLAVNNAGIGGKHALVGETDLAEWDKVIAINLSGVLYGMRYQIPQMLRAGGRHCAIVNMASIHGTVAAPGNGAYTASKHAVVGLTKNAAAEYGPLGLRINCVGPGYITTPLLLDNVGPEVLTVLEGKHPLGRLGRAEEVAHLVCFLLSDEASFITGSYHLVDGGYTTV, encoded by the coding sequence ATGACGTCGCTGTTCGAGGGCAACGTCGCGATCGTCACGGGTGGAGGCTCCGGCCTCGGTGAGGCCATCGGCAAGGAGCTCGCGGCCAAGGGTGCGAAGGTCGTGCTCAGCGACATCAACCTGCCGGGCGCGGAGCGGGTCGCGGACGAGATCACCGCGGCGGGCGGCACAGCGGTCGCCGTCCACCAGGACACCGCGAGGGCGAAGGACTCCGAGAAGGTCGTCCGGTTCACGGTCGAGACCTACGGCGCGCTGCACCTGGCGGTCAACAACGCAGGCATCGGCGGCAAGCACGCCCTCGTGGGCGAGACCGACCTGGCCGAGTGGGACAAGGTCATCGCGATCAACCTCAGCGGCGTGCTCTACGGCATGCGGTACCAGATCCCGCAGATGCTCAGGGCCGGTGGTCGGCACTGCGCCATCGTGAACATGGCCTCGATCCACGGCACTGTCGCTGCCCCCGGCAACGGCGCCTACACCGCGTCCAAGCACGCGGTCGTCGGGCTGACGAAGAATGCCGCGGCGGAGTACGGCCCGCTGGGGCTGCGCATCAACTGCGTCGGTCCGGGCTACATCACCACCCCGCTGCTGCTGGACAACGTCGGCCCGGAGGTGCTCACGGTGCTCGAGGGCAAGCACCCGCTCGGCCGGCTCGGCAGGGCCGAGGAGGTCGCGCACCTGGTGTGCTTCCTGCTCTCCGACGAGGCGTCCTTCATCACGGGCAGCTACCACCTCGTCGACGGTGGGTACACGACGGTCTGA
- a CDS encoding PadR family transcriptional regulator: MVPTSEGVLTQMRKGVLEFCVLAYLRTGAAYGLEIATELSRHELLFTSEGTLYPLLARLRKQGWVETSWRESRSGPPRRYYSLTADGRAAVESFAAIWTPFSRGVDEILQEAR, translated from the coding sequence ATGGTACCCACGTCGGAGGGCGTGCTCACCCAGATGCGCAAGGGTGTGCTCGAGTTCTGCGTGCTCGCCTACCTGCGCACCGGAGCCGCCTACGGGCTGGAGATCGCCACCGAGCTCAGCCGGCACGAGCTGCTCTTCACCAGTGAGGGCACGCTGTACCCGCTGCTGGCCCGCCTCCGCAAGCAGGGTTGGGTCGAGACGTCGTGGCGTGAGTCCCGCTCGGGACCGCCCCGGCGCTACTACTCGCTGACCGCCGACGGCCGCGCGGCCGTGGAGTCCTTCGCGGCGATCTGGACGCCGTTCAGCCGGGGCGTCGACGAGATCCTGCAGGAGGCCCGCTGA
- a CDS encoding penicillin-binding transpeptidase domain-containing protein: protein MLVGLTACTPGRPEPEAAAQALADGIAGGDLTDVPLTGTTPADATAALTAAIAGLDPLRPTIEVGEITVDEEGETPTAAAPLTFTWDVDEGDLDWTYTTTAQLELVEDEWLAQWSTFLVAPDLGAEEVLTTRRVAAERANVLGAGGSAVLVEPRSIQRLGVDKTRVDAAGRPEAARQVAELLGLDPVAYAEQVAAAGEKAFVEALIVRTENPGVDLTAFAAIPGALAVDDMMPLGPSRRFARPILGAAGPATAEIIDESAGAIAAGDTAGLSGLQRQYDEQLRGRPGLTILATRQEPAAERELFHIDPVPGEPLVTTLNPTFQDAAETVLENVVPASGIVAIRASTGEVLAAASGPGGAGYSTATLGTYAPGSVFKVVSSLALLRAGLTPDTAVECPTSTTVDGRTFSNFPDYPAAANGTIPLRTAVAQSCNTAFIGSRDLAPQQALVDAAASLGLGVEQSLGFPSFLGSVPADSTGTEHAASMIGQGRIQVSPLAMAAVAASVASGRTVVPWLVGSAPPAAAAAATPLTAAETEALQALMRAVVTEGGATFLQDVPGPEVLAKTGTAQTGSGAELHNHAWMIAVHGDLAVAVFVESGEYGSTTAGPLLEQFLTATATATATAAG, encoded by the coding sequence GTGCTCGTCGGCCTGACGGCGTGCACGCCGGGACGCCCCGAGCCGGAGGCCGCCGCCCAGGCGCTGGCCGACGGGATCGCAGGCGGTGACCTCACGGACGTGCCCCTGACCGGCACGACACCGGCGGACGCCACCGCTGCGCTCACGGCGGCGATCGCTGGGCTCGACCCGCTGCGGCCCACGATCGAGGTCGGCGAGATCACTGTCGACGAGGAGGGTGAGACTCCGACGGCGGCCGCGCCGCTGACCTTCACCTGGGACGTCGACGAGGGCGACCTGGACTGGACCTACACGACGACCGCACAGCTCGAGCTGGTCGAGGACGAGTGGCTCGCCCAGTGGTCGACCTTCCTCGTCGCACCTGATCTCGGCGCGGAGGAGGTCCTGACCACCCGGCGGGTGGCCGCCGAGCGTGCGAACGTGCTCGGCGCGGGCGGCTCGGCCGTGCTCGTCGAGCCACGCTCGATCCAGCGGCTCGGGGTGGACAAGACGCGCGTCGACGCGGCCGGCCGGCCCGAGGCGGCACGACAGGTGGCCGAGCTGCTCGGGCTCGACCCGGTCGCCTACGCCGAGCAGGTCGCCGCAGCCGGGGAGAAGGCCTTCGTCGAGGCGCTCATCGTGCGCACCGAGAACCCGGGTGTCGACCTGACCGCGTTCGCCGCGATCCCGGGCGCGCTGGCCGTCGACGACATGATGCCGCTGGGCCCCAGTCGCAGGTTCGCCCGCCCGATCCTCGGCGCAGCGGGCCCGGCGACGGCCGAGATCATCGATGAGTCCGCGGGCGCGATCGCCGCCGGTGACACGGCGGGGCTCTCCGGCCTGCAGCGCCAGTACGACGAGCAGCTGCGTGGCCGGCCCGGGCTCACGATCCTCGCGACGCGGCAGGAGCCGGCGGCCGAGCGCGAGCTCTTCCACATCGACCCGGTGCCGGGCGAACCCCTGGTGACGACCCTCAACCCGACCTTTCAGGACGCTGCGGAGACGGTCCTGGAGAATGTCGTGCCGGCCAGCGGGATCGTCGCGATCCGTGCGTCGACCGGTGAGGTCCTCGCCGCGGCGAGCGGACCGGGCGGTGCGGGCTACTCCACCGCGACCCTCGGCACCTACGCCCCCGGATCGGTGTTCAAGGTGGTCAGCTCGCTCGCCCTGCTCCGCGCAGGCCTGACGCCGGACACCGCCGTGGAGTGCCCCACGAGCACGACCGTCGACGGGCGGACCTTCAGCAACTTCCCCGACTACCCGGCGGCTGCGAACGGGACCATCCCGCTGCGCACCGCAGTCGCGCAGTCGTGCAACACGGCCTTCATCGGGTCGCGTGACCTGGCACCGCAGCAGGCCCTGGTCGACGCCGCGGCTTCGCTCGGGCTGGGCGTCGAGCAGTCCCTCGGCTTCCCGTCGTTCCTCGGGTCGGTCCCGGCGGACTCGACCGGGACCGAACATGCGGCGTCGATGATCGGACAGGGCCGCATCCAGGTCTCACCGCTGGCGATGGCTGCGGTCGCGGCGTCGGTCGCGAGCGGTCGGACGGTCGTGCCCTGGCTGGTCGGGTCGGCACCACCCGCCGCCGCCGCCGCGGCCACCCCGCTGACGGCGGCCGAGACCGAGGCCCTGCAGGCGCTGATGCGCGCGGTCGTCACGGAGGGTGGCGCGACCTTCCTGCAGGACGTCCCCGGACCCGAGGTGCTGGCCAAGACCGGCACCGCCCAGACGGGCTCCGGTGCGGAGCTGCACAACCACGCCTGGATGATCGCCGTGCACGGAGACCTCGCCGTCGCGGTGTTCGTCGAGAG